One Danio rerio strain Tuebingen ecotype United States chromosome 7, GRCz12tu, whole genome shotgun sequence genomic window, TGACTGGGGAAATGTTTTACTTTGTTTAACTTTGGAAATATGTCTCTTCTATACTCTACTTGACATGTTTTTCTCAAGCATTGAAACGACTGTTGCTATACAATGCACAGTGTTCCTGTGACTGTCCAAAGCATGTGACTGAGACATGCCATTGGCTTTAGGTTGCTAAACATTTGTGGGAACATAGTAAAAGCGCTGCTAACCCTGTTTCATCGCAGAGTTTGATAACCCTGAGTAAAATGTTTCTGCCCTTCTTCTAAAAAATACAAGTGTGAAATGTTCTCTACCCAGGGTTAAATGCAGGGTGTAGCACAGTGTGAGAAGCCCTTACAGGATACAGCCTATTTGAAACAACCGCTAATTTACCTCACTGACTGACTTCAGTCATTTTAGTATCATTTGTATTTCTGTTCTTAATGCCTGATTCTGTCAGACAGGTGACCAGGTTGGACATGCCGTTGGGTAGTACCGCTCACGTTTACTGGCCTGACTCGTCTTTGAAGTACCTGAGAGAGGATCTTGTGTTTCCTGAGAGGAGCTCAGTGTGACGTTTTCAGCCTCATGGTCCTCCTCAAGGTGCGTTTCTGTGTTTTTTCCTTGTATGTCCTGAGTCCCcctttgattgtgtgtgtgctcTGATCCTGATTGTGGTGTTAAATGATGCTGCTTATGTGccatgtgtgtatgtttatgtagtCTGTGTGGCACAGACTGCAGTTTGTCAAGATGTGGAGGTGTGTATTCCTCATAAGAGTTTGGGTGAGATGGTTTCTGTGCAGTGGTGTTTCCCTGTAGGCACTTCCCTCGGGTGTCCTGCCCGCGGAACCCTCTCAATTTGGGGCTCCAGTGTTCTCTCCATTGCAAGGCCATTGTGGTGCGGTCTGCAACTAATCTCCTTTCCTCAGGGACCCAACTACGCCTGCTTTCCTCTGCACCGATCAGGAGAAAGGTTCGGCCAATCTGCAGAGCAGGGCAGCCGCAGCTCACATCCCGATCTGGAACCCAAAGGGCCTGAAGGCCTCGCTTTACATGTGAAGAGCCCATGCGAAAAACTGACTGCACCAGTATGGAAAACTGCCACCAGGGACCAGAGCGTTCCTTACTTTTTACCTGCACCTTCAATACTGGGATGAAAGTATGACAGGGACAAGGGACACAAACAATGAAGATGAGAATGTTAATACGACTCAAGAATTCACTATCCAGATTTATTTTCTGAACAAGTAATGTGGCAAAATTCAGCCAACAAGAAATCTGTGTTCTTGACATAATAAAAGGTCTTAAAACTCTTTTTTAGGTTTGATTAACAAGGAACATTTCTGCCATGAAACTCTATGTGCGCACAGGCTGATTGGTCACCTAATCTGCCCCTGTGTCATTGAACTACATGGCGCAGGAGATTGGATGCTGCCCCCTttgcagccaatgagcttgctcctcaTCAGTTTAAATGCTCTGCGCCATTTTACGCTGTTAAGCTGTGGCACGTTTTCGGTGACCCTCCTCCACTccagcttcatttgtgtttagaTCTGCAACAGGATTTACTTATATATTACGTTTGCAAGCGGAGCATGTTATATTCTTAGACggcatgtctgtgtatatactTTCAGTAGCAGATTTCAATACTTGCTCTGCCGTAATAATCAAAGAAGCAGCAGCAGCGCAGCAGATCTGTTCTTCCAAGACtaaatacatcaacattgccatataaATATTCATTACCATAATAAATCCCCAGAGTGTTCAGAAATAAGAAACTCAAATTTCATACGAATTTTGCACAGCTTCGGAGTGagtaaattacaatacaaaatctATACATTTAACTTTATCTCACAATTTAGGTCTGTTTACACTAAGAACAATAGCTTGTTAGCTTGTAATAGTTGTTCTGTTATCATAAGCATGCACTGCTGTTTTGTAATCTGACACTAAAAGCTTGTGTTTATCAGTGCAGATAGAATTGTGGTTAAGCAGATGCACATTGACATCAGTGTGGCTGCACTTGTGGTGTTTTCTTCTCACATTGAGGCCCTTTGCTAATTCTGTTTTTCTTTCTCACTTTATTCTGCAATGTGGAAGTAGcccatgttttttttctgaaaaattttaaaaattctgaTTCCTTTGTATATGGaggaatttacaaaaaaaaacagcagtaaaAGTTCAAGCTACTTGAACTCCCTTGAACTGTTTTGAATGGCTAAAAGTCGATGGAAATGATCAAGACTGAAAGTCTTTGGACTGATTCTTATTAGCTGTCAATATTTTATATCATTCATTACCTAGAAAAAAAGGTAATGAATGAAAAAGGATTATATCAGGATGGAGTTCCCTGTTTTTATAGAAGTAGTTCAATAGTTATTTTAAAGCTTTCATTATTGGCATTGGtgtaaaatgacttttttttttctttcattctgaGGCCAAAAATAACTTGATTAGTAATATCATCtatagagctgcgcatcgatggattgctcttcagtgtttggactctcagtagtgactaTTAAACCagactgaactgagctaaactgaactgaacttaagctctgaaaatttaactacactgtttcaatttactatatccttctatgtgaagctgctttgacacaatctacattgtaaaagcgctatacaaataaaggtgaattgaattgaattgaatagtaaTAGACATACCATAATCCTTGAGACAATATGTTTCTAAATTCATTCTGACTCTTGCTTGGGAAGGTGGACAATAAGAAAAACACTCTTCACCTGTGGTGAGAAATGaagaaacacattttaaaagcagTAATGGACCATTGCAAAATGGTAATCATGCTTATGatttcaaaacattttgtaaTCTATTTTAAATAGCACTTTGTACAAAGTAGACCACCAGTATCAATCTTTCCAGCAAGAGAAAGTGAAGGGCTGTTCTATATCTCTATTCAAGCATTTAATAGAGCTCGGGAGTCCAGGAGTGTTTTTTTTGTCTACAAGTGAAAGGCAGTCCTGGCGTCTCTGGAGACCTGGAGTTGGCCTGTCTACTCAGAGCAGATCATAGTAATGTGTGTGAAATCAATCAGTAGTAATGGACTGCACTGCTCTTTTTTAGATATAAGCAAAGCAGCTGCAGCAGGTATAAATTTCTATAATCATAGCATACTGTACAGTATTCTGTTGCTGTCAGTGGTAAAACATGCTATATTCAGAAAGAAAATATCTGCTCTGGGGTTTTTTCTGTCTGTTGGTCACCAAGCCAGATTTCAACATAGTATCACCCTGGAAAATATTTCACTTAGTCAGTGGCTTTTTTTATTATCTGAGTTTGGTGTCAGTACAAGCTAGTAGTGAGAGTGGAATCAGACGACAAtaacaacagtttaaaaaaatgtctagGTCTTAGCCGGTATCATAAAACAAATGGCAAAGATGTAGACACATAGGGGAAAATATAAATTAGAGTTTAGAATACAGGAAGATGCTATAGATCTTCTACatataaatactttatttatattacaaGATGTTTTTATTATGATAATCACCTGTATACTACAAATAAAATTGCTTTACTTCAGGTTAAATGACAATTTAAAGCTGGAGAATAGCATTCTGTTAGAAGGCATGAATGATTTCAATTGTGAATCTCAAAGAGAGacatattaatattttgttttgcttagaACAGCACatttgttaaaacttttttttgctaGGGAAATTAATTTAGCCAGAAAGCTAGTGATACTGAAGGgaaacattataaaaataatacagcTACATTCAGCTTGTGCATACCTCAACACATTTGTTACaaacaaaatgttacaaaatagaTTCACTAGGGGGCAGTAAATCACTACTAATATAATTATATAGCATATATAAGTTGTTTgaacatttgttttcaaatgaaaatatgccagttgaatttatttacattaaaaagaaaactACCCAAATGTCCAACTTTTGATCACTGTACATATATGAAATTCACTTGTTTTCaaattaatgtaatgttaattaaagtaatgtgtttaatatttcagataactttaaaaaaataggtgaaataatgtttcattGTAACTTGGTGAATCAGAAATATAAATGTTACAATTAAACAGCTTATTCTTACTtgtagttattaaaaaatataaaagagtATGTGATTCTTCATGGAACATTTTATACAATTTTGCTGACAAATAGGTAAAATGCATGGATTAaaatatacagattaaaaatgagaattagtttttttttggcGGCTGCGCTGTAATCTTTAGTCGTTTTTATGTGTCAttatatggttatttatttatcattattatttatgattatttctgTATgcctgaaaatatatatatttttgtttataaactaTGATTATGCTAAATGTCCTTAGTGGATGTCTTCTGTAAGCCTAGGTAAAAATGTAcaccagtattttttttaaattacaattacaaaattACATGCTTGAAGTTTCTATGCTTGAAACCTCTTTTGATACATGCATTCGTAGctcataataaatgaatatttttatttgtttcttagtGAATATATCCAATATATTTTTTGGGTGTATTttaggcatgggtcggtataagattctgatggtatgataaccatGGATATAAATATCAGGGTTCAAcaatatcatggtattgtgattactgctctaaaatctgTTCTTTTTGAAAGTCTGGGTAAAAAATAACAACCTTTTCCCCATTGATCGTGgtatgtattttttacatttaaaatattttgaaacaatagatgtcaggctaaataattgaaaAGTCATGGACTCCTATTGTcttaattagtttcaaaaacactgatttcttttcgacttaaaaagccatctttggatatctttggATATACGAGATTTGTTTTGCAGATGTTTACTAAATCATGGACTGACCAGTAacttaataaataagttaactcaataaaatagtcataaaaacacttaaattaaCAAAACTTAGAAAATACCTTAGGAAAGGTATAACAGAATATTtgaatggttttaaaaccttgacttttcaaaacagcggtaaaccttaaaacctgttatcatcccatgcctagtgcatttaaacaaatatttttattgcctataatctttaggaatagaaagataatacaattaatttcaaTGAGTTATTGCAACAAAATATATACAAAGCTTTTAAGTTTGATATgttttatgtttctcttgatttgtcctcgttatttacattttattgaatatttctCTATCATATTAACTTAGGTATGCAAAGTTTTGGACTAtaatctttagattttttttgttagattGGTTAGCTCCAGTTTTGGTTTTGAtacagactaatctaatgtatgttTATGTAACAATTGCTTACCAATGCTGTACTGTGGCTGGTATACAGGGGTGGGTGGCGCAACCTCCTGAATACCTGAACAAACAACAGGCAGAAAGAAAGGAGGACGAGGGTCTCATTAAATTACAGCAAGCAGTGACAAGTTTATTTGTGTGCCTTTCATTTTGTCCTTCCTCTTTTTCACACCTCCGCTGTGGGTGACTTGCTCTAATCCCTGCGGTGGCTCATTAGGGCATACTTGCCATTTGTGAGTGTATGAGGGAGAAAGGGGACATGTGTGCTGTGACTGCAGTTTGCCCTGTTGTCTTTTAGTGCATGCAGAATGCTAGTGTTTAAAAACAAGCCAACGTTTATCACTGTGTGCGAGCCCACACAATTTTGAGCATGTGTGTGGTCTTAAAGGTCAATAGGGCCACCTATCAGGATGCCCTCTGCCACACACACATAGGTCTGCCACTGTGATAGGTCTGCAGCGCTGGGTCAACCATATATTACCCACGAGTTCTGTACTTCTGCCCATATCTCTGACACAACTGGGGCACTGACACCTTATCCTCCTCCTCCAACCCCCCAAACTCCAAAGTCCCTTAGCAATAAGTCATATCAAACGTCAAATGCCTGATACTTCAGATGCTTCCTTCATTTCAGTGTTTTTAGTCACAGAGGCATTTAGTGTGGCTCAAGGCATGTGTGAACGCAAGCCTGTACTAACTGCTTTAAAGGATGTGGTATATAGATAGAATTTAACATGGATAACATGAGACTTCCTGGCCAATGttatccagaataaaaaaaaacacaaatcttcATGTGCTAATAATATCTAATGTCTGGGTCACTTTCCCTGTGACAAATGACGGCTGCGTTTCCTGCTCCATGAGAGGTGGCAAGTGGTCCGCTGGTGCTGGTTGTGTTTTTAGCTGCGGCTCGCCTTTGGTCCAGGAAAGACGGGAGCTCACGCTATAAATATCCATGTTGAGACGTTCCATTTAGAACAACAAACAAGCTCTTCTATCACTGAGCCGTAACCCGTGAAGAATTATGTGTCTGTCGTGCTGGGAGGGAAACAGGTCTGGTTGTACAGCACGACAGGTGCTGGTCGCCACACCATGTCATCCTTCTCTCTGTAGCTTGCGCCGTTACATGAACTCAGATGTAAAAATGTCACAATGCTTATTGGATTATCACTTAATGAAAATGAAGCACCCAGAAATCCTGGAAAGAAGTTGCAATGCTGATGAAAGTTTTTAGGTCTGTGTATGGTAGCTGCTATTCACTACTAAACCCTTGATAAACAAACAGTAGTTTGCAAAAGGAAGATACGGAGGAtaaacaaaataagatgtttaatTGGGTCAAGGGCAAATGGCctcaaaaataaacacacaatagCAGATACTTGTAAATGGACTAAAGAAtaacaatcaaattaaaaattgtatttattctcTGAAAAATCCTTAAATGTTCTTATTTATCGGATCACCTACATGTATATAATATTGGTAGGTCACTGATCAGGTCTTCGGatcagtttattttttctgtaccAAGGTCCTGGTATAAGCGAAGTGGGGATCGGGCTTTTGTTGTTATTGCCTCAAAATATTGGAACAAGCTTCCACCCCATATTAGACCTGCTCCAACTTTATCTGTCTTTAACAGCAACACTgtgaaataatattacaattttattatatgtatatatcctCACTGTtgcttttgattaatttattgtattattattatattatatgtaatatataaaatacatttattacaaaaagaCCGACTCTAAATAGTGGAATGAAAGTGTAGAATTGAAAAGCTAGAAAAGCTCCTGCTGACCAATATAAGGTCTACATATTACAGTTCATTGGTATCAAGTGTCTTCATAATTTTTATGAAGATTAAacttgtttaataaaatgtttgattATTGCTTATTAGTAGTTTGTCTGAAATCAGGAGTTCAATTTAGAAGTCAGACCTACCTGATTTCGCAGAGAAAGTTAACTATTTGACTTTTTCTTGAGTTGTTGGCATATCTTGTACAATCTCATTACTATAAAGTGTAACATTTATGGAAGGTTAGCATATAAAAGCTGGCCCATACACTCAAAAAAgtgtttttgctgcttgttcaagctacttatttaaaatgagctgaatcaacacaattttcaAGTTCTTTAGGGGgacaacatgttttatatttaattcactttaaacaatcaagttaacttcaagtttacacttagctgatgattggttatAAAGctttttggcatgctgtccctggagagagccctgagctcataagatcctcaagtccagggctccctcccattgtaGGGCAGGAGGGGAGTTAGTGCTCACGTAGATCTCGAAAACTCccttgctgtagtagctaatgaacagattggGATTGCTCTTAAGATATATCTTACGAAGAGCACATCTATGATGTCGGTTTGGATTTAGTCAAGGGCCCGTTGGAAATCTGCGTGAGCAccgggagaacatgaaaactccacacaaaaacgtcaGCTGGCTTAGAAAggaccagtgacgttcttgctgtgaggtggcagtgctaaccactgggccaccgtgccacccatctaagaaaggaggaggagtaggggtggatagGGGGATTCTTCGAAATAAAAAATGGCTGTGATATGTAAGTTAGGGTATTTAGAGTGActaaggaatcatctgattggtgaatcatgaattggcgAATGCatgaccagctgtgttcaatcataagcacctGATCCTCTCtaatatagtttataaataaactccacttaatcaatttgtgttgggacaaaataaaggaattgtgtggaactcagcatttttcaATTTTACATATTGTAAGTAAAGTCACTGTCCACAAATAAGGTATGTAAGAAGATGGGATTTTACTAATTCATACAAATAAGCCACTAATTTGACAATATgtgaaataattattaaaaaaacacaaaattcaataaaattgGGTTGATCCCAAATGTACTGACTAGAATTTGAAACTGACAAGCAGTTAGTTATCTGTCAATAGCCAAACTATGGGACATTTAGTAATCTTTGCTTATACTGTATGTTATGgcccatgtacagttgaagtcacaattattagcccccctgttttttcccccaatttctgtttaacagaggaaagatttttttagcacatttgtaaacatttgttttaataactcatttctaataactgatttattttatctatgccataataacagtaaataatatttgactagatatttttcaagacacatctatacagcgtaaagtgacatttaaaggcgtaactaggttaattaggcaggtaagggtaattaggcaagttattgtataaggatggtttgttatgtaaactaatgaaaaaatagcttaaaggggctaataattttgaccctaaaatgactttaaaaaaatttaaaactccttttattctagccaaattaaaacaaataagactttctctacaaggaaaaatattgtcagacatactgtgaaaatttccttgctttgtaaaacatcatttgggtaatatttaaaaaaggaaaaaaaattcaaatggggtctaataattctgacttcaactttatgttTGTACTCACAATCAAAAAGAGCTTGTTTTAAACCCAACTTTagttgtttaacagaataaaattCAAAGTAAGGTGTGATGCTTACGGATGCATGGTCGAAGCGGG contains:
- the ntn5 gene encoding netrin-1 isoform X2 produces the protein MAHASLSLRLFMPQRNPHLHFRTCRLEAGASAMAMPLAVVVTTRGMPCVSVNITHLGQTVTCVSNSFMIVHGNGPHPANHTPCECNGHSNKCRFSMAVYQQSGRVSGGVCLKCRHHTTGRHCQFCQNGYMRDHSKALNHRKACQPCQCHPVGAVGRWCNQSTGQCLCREGVIGQRCNRCAPGYKQGHSPLRPCIRIQEVAPPTPVYQPQYSIGEECFSYCPPSQARVRMNLETYCLKDYVLKVQVKSKERSGPWWQFSILVQSVFRMGSSHVKRGLQALWVPDRDVSCGCPALQIGRTFLLIGAEESRRSWVPEERRLVADRTTMALQWREHWSPKLRGFRGQDTRGKCLQGNTTAQKPSHPNSYEEYTPPHLDKLQSVPHRLHKHTHMAHKQHHLTPQSGSEHTHNQRGTQDIQGKNTETHLEEDHEAENVTLSSSQETQDPLSGTSKTSQASKRERYYPTACPTWSPV